One stretch of Solenopsis invicta isolate M01_SB chromosome 16, UNIL_Sinv_3.0, whole genome shotgun sequence DNA includes these proteins:
- the LOC113003484 gene encoding uncharacterized protein LOC113003484: MSQPTLNSSLSGINSFNFGMHRGSGGGRLSYTSLRATSGDNSINEEERLSTPNVHALGGSGSPRGSLTMERSSSRLSQPDVRRFALRHDKRERLSQPTLVTGDYYPGRTQQRLSQPCLSSGGINMLSPSPPPYPLKHKRFGTALLQVSQRDRLSQLDIGGKYRNIKNGGSSNAAQVKFNRDRFSIPELETQNDLRLMAGTPKQRFSLDSQLAKQRYSLDSQDSCKSRLLPIASSPIFEHQQMKTEELTGLTSDKLKSPTCEVLQSVIVASTSPIFPPGERRFLAPDFPFTGRKTSTSPSPPKSETKPLFGKIAGRGGKPPPIPVRERMSVPEIRNSSLRRLLDPPVRQRHSIAGNLRQSMLSPLKLTEFSTSSRKSPRYSIDDALEKLKRIEKEENRRNQETNENESQEIKEQDQQQQEKETKHIQRHYSYTYETPGSDESSVSTLGRLSVGGTPKRKFLESNFDENEQVITTVIETEIPMIMPSTPAKYARKVQAYAQVSETPKWIRKYLENDSPRVIRKISDTGKEHFVRVNRRSSRRKSSLESIEAVAKKPEEKARSKSASCEERSSKDNTEQKSVKETYVRIVPSNNAQQENRYEVGVETTVTPWTKTDGRGLYGDDTDTDDSTSI, translated from the coding sequence ATGTCGCAGCCGACTCTCAACTCCAGCCTGAGCGGTATCAATTCGTTCAACTTTGGCATGCatcgcggcagcggcggcggtcgCCTGTCCTACACTAGTCTACGTGCCACCTCGGGCGACAACAGTATCAACGAGGAGGAGAGACTGTCGACGCCAAACGTGCACGCCCTGGGTGGCAGCGGAAGTCCCCGTGGCAGTTTGACGATGGAGCGGAGCTCGTCGCGCCTGTCGCAACCGGATGTACGTCGATTCGCTCTTCGGCACGATAAGCGTGAGCGATTGTCACAGCCCACTCTCGTTACCGGCGATTACTATCCCGGCCGGACGCAGCAGCGACTGTCTCAACCGTGCCTCAGCAGCGGCGGTATTAACATGCTTTCACCCTCGCCGCCACCCTACCCTCTCAAACATAAAAGATTCGGAACCGCCCTCCTGCAGGTAAGTCAACGCGATCGCTTATCGCAGCTGGACATCGGCGGCAAGTATCGAAACATCAAGAACGGTGGTAGCAGCAACGCCGCGCAGGTCAAGTTCAATCGCGATCGGTTCTCGATACCGGAACTGGAGACGCAGAACGACCTGCGGCTGATGGCCGGTACGCCCAAACAGCGCTTCAGCCTGGACAGCCAGTTGGCGAAGCAGCGCTATAGCCTAGATAGCCAGGATAGCTGCAAGTCGCGACTGCTACCGATCGCCAGCTCGCCGATCTTCGAGCATCAGCAAATGAAGACCGAAGAGCTCACGGGATTGACATCTGACAAACTGAAGAGTCCCACCTGCGAGGTTCTGCAGAGCGTGATAGTCGCGAGCACGTCACCGATCTTCCCGCCCGGTGAGAGACGATTCCTTGCGCCGGACTTTCCATTCACGGGCAGAAAGACGtcgacgtcgccgtcgccgcccaAATCGGAAACCAAACCCCTATTCGGGAAAATAGCAGGGCGCGGCGGCAAACCACCGCCGATTCCGGTCCGAGAGAGAATGTCGGTGCCGGAGATCAGAAACTCAAGCTTGCGCCGGCTGTTGGACCCGCCTGTCCGACAACGGCACAGTATCGCTGGCAATCTGAGACAATCGATGTTATCACCGTTGAAGCTAACGGAGTTCAGCACCAGCAGCAGGAAATCGCCGCGATACTCGATTGACGATGCCCTCGAGAAACTGAAGAGGATCGAGAAGGAGGAAAATCGACGGAACCAGGAGACGAACGAGAACGAAAGCCAGGAAATCAAGGAACAGGATCAGCAGCAACAAGAAAAGGAGACGAAGCACATCCAGCGACATTATTCGTACACATATGAAACGCCTGGTAGCGACGAGAGCAGCGTCTCGACGCTCGGCCGGCTAAGCGTGGGCGGCACGCCGAAGCGTAAGTTCCTTGAAAGCAATTTTGACGAAAACGAGCAGGTGATCACGACAGTAATCGAAACGGAGATACCGATGATCATGCCGAGCACGCCCGCCAAGTACGCGAGAAAGGTGCAGGCATACGCCCAAGTGAGCGAGACGCCCAAGTGGATTCGGAAATATCTGGAGAACGACAGTCCAAGAGTGATCAGAAAAATCTCTGACACCGGCAAAGAGCACTTCGTCAGGGTAAACCGCAGGAGCAGCCGCAGGAAGAGCTCGCTGGAGTCAATCGAAGCGGTAGCGAAGAAGCCCGAGGAGAAGGCCCGCTCCAAGTCCGCCAGCTGCGAAGAGAGGAGCTCCAAGGACAACACGGAGCAGAAAAGCGTGAAGGAGACTTACGTGAGGATCGTGCCGTCCAACAATGCCCAGCAGGAGAATAGATACGAGGTCGGCGTAGAGACCACCGTGACCCCGTGGACGAAGACCGACGGCCGGGGTCTCTACGGCGATGATACAGACACGGACGATTCCACATCGATTTAA